Genomic segment of Paenibacillaceae bacterium GAS479:
AAGTGGAAGCACGGCATCTATATGCTTGCCGCGCTTGGCATGCTGGCGTACGCGCTGCCGAGGTTGGAGCTCGATAGCGCTTGGACGGCAGCCACTGTGTTCGGTGTATTATGGTCGGCACTAGCGTTGCTGGTCATCGCAGCGAATTTGCGCGTGCTGATCAGCGACAGGGAGCGAGAGCGCAAGCGGATATCCGCCATTCGCAGGCAGCAAGCTTTTCAGGCCGGCAAGCGGTTGGAGCAGCAGCAGAAGAGGCGCTCCCGCTGAGCGGAAGCTTGGCGAACATGCCAAGATGCCGATATCTGGTTAGGTACCAATCTAGCTTCCGCATCTAAAAAGGACCATCCAATCGGTAGCCACAAGGCTTTCGATTGGATGGTCCTTTTTATTATGTAGAATCTTCGGGCGGCTGCTTGTAGATTGCAGCACGTAGATTGCTGGTATGTGTGCTACTGGTATGTCCACTGCTGGTATATATGCTATATGTACATCGCTGCTCATATACATTACTCGCGTCCGGCAGCAGACTCATGGTCTGCATGCTCGTAACGTCCAGCATGCTGGACGTTGTAAGTTACCGGCGTACATGGCAGCAGTACGGACACTGCCAACAGGCCGTCTTCCATAGCGGCAGAGACATGACCCCGATAGTAATGTGCTCTTTCCTGTACGACGGCCAGGCCTAGTCCGCTGTGGCCGTCTTCTTTTGTGCTGAAGCCAGGCCGGAACATGCGTCGCAACTCTTCGCCCTTCAACTGTACTCGGCAGCGGTTCAGGACGCGAATGAGCAGCCCGTCCCCCTGTAACGAGATTTCCAGTCGAACCTCGCGTTCCTGTGCCGGCATAAATCGAGCTTCATCCATTGCATTGTCGAGCAGATTGCCGATGATTCTGACAACGTCTACACCTTTGAGCGGAGGCAGCTCGCTGGCGTCGGCCAGTGTCCCAAGCTCGTAGCTCAGCCGAATTCCCGCTACTTGCGCAACACCTTGCTTGACGCTTAATAGCGCGGCAACAGCCGGAAATGGAAGCTCTGCAAGGCGGGCAACGGTTGCGTTGACGCCGTTGATTTCGTCCATAACCTCCTGCATGTAGGAGAGCAGATCTTCTCTCTTGTTCATTTTGAGCATCAAATGCATCGTCTGAACTTGGTTCACGAAGTCATGTCGTTGTCCGCGGATCGTAGACAGCATATCGACCATTTCCCCAGCGAGCATCTCCTCGGAGTAGATCGAGCCCTCGCGTTTTTTGGCCTTGGAAATCAAGTTCAGCGCCATCAGCAGCACCGGTGCGGTCGAGAGCAACGATAGAAGAAACAAGAGAGCGGGCAGGCCGCCTCTCTCTTGGGACGGATTCACATACTGCGAGTAG
This window contains:
- a CDS encoding Sensor_kinase_SpoOB-type, alpha-helical domain, yielding MHPVGSSILYFLEVYFLLSLPQMVIFFVFSLLFIGIRPDAYWKRIVLLSATSMFYSDLFFLQVPMAVHVTNSLLSMGLLIWLFFPMFRLRTRLVLQLFMILFVTLSDLATLMFATSLFEFKEIYEGPYWVKMMAGWPSFLLFAAGAWFMRHKRWYPGARLKELLTRASAAPLFYFCMIVFIQMLLLGVLFYSQYVNPSQERGGLPALLFLLSLLSTAPVLLMALNLISKAKKREGSIYSEEMLAGEMVDMLSTIRGQRHDFVNQVQTMHLMLKMNKREDLLSYMQEVMDEINGVNATVARLAELPFPAVAALLSVKQGVAQVAGIRLSYELGTLADASELPPLKGVDVVRIIGNLLDNAMDEARFMPAQEREVRLEISLQGDGLLIRVLNRCRVQLKGEELRRMFRPGFSTKEDGHSGLGLAVVQERAHYYRGHVSAAMEDGLLAVSVLLPCTPVTYNVQHAGRYEHADHESAAGRE